The following are encoded in a window of Planctomycetaceae bacterium genomic DNA:
- the mgrA gene encoding L-glyceraldehyde 3-phosphate reductase: protein MTNRYAKMIYSRCGRSGITLPAISLGLWHNFGAIDEMRNCRAMIKTAFDLGITHFDLANNYGPPAGSAEETFGKILKSDLACHRDELIISSKAGYRMWDGPYGDGGSRKYLLASLDQSLKRMGIDYVDIFYSHRFDADTPLEETMAALDQAVRSGKALYAGISSYNPKQTLEASKILKRLNNRCLIHQPKYSMLNRWVEDGLLDVLEKEGIGCIAFCPLAQGLLTDKYLKGIPKNSRAAKPSGFLKAEQVTKDIIKKVAELKKIAQQRGQSLAQMALAWVLRDNRVTSALIGASRPEQIVENVNALDNLQFTKKQLTQIDNILKN from the coding sequence ATGACAAATAGATACGCTAAAATGATATATAGTCGCTGCGGCCGAAGCGGGATTACGCTTCCGGCTATATCGCTTGGGTTGTGGCATAATTTCGGTGCAATCGATGAAATGCGCAATTGCAGGGCGATGATTAAAACCGCTTTCGATTTGGGCATTACGCATTTCGACCTTGCGAATAATTACGGCCCGCCTGCCGGTTCAGCAGAGGAAACTTTCGGTAAAATCCTCAAATCAGATTTGGCCTGCCATCGCGATGAATTGATTATATCATCAAAAGCAGGCTATCGAATGTGGGATGGTCCTTACGGCGACGGCGGTTCACGGAAATATCTGCTGGCAAGTCTCGACCAGTCCCTAAAACGAATGGGCATTGATTACGTCGATATTTTTTATTCGCATCGTTTCGATGCCGATACTCCGCTGGAAGAAACAATGGCCGCTCTCGACCAGGCTGTTCGCAGCGGAAAGGCTTTATATGCCGGTATTTCCTCGTATAATCCCAAGCAGACTTTGGAAGCGTCTAAAATACTCAAACGTCTAAATAATCGCTGTCTGATTCATCAGCCAAAATATTCAATGCTCAACAGATGGGTCGAAGACGGTTTGCTTGATGTGCTTGAAAAGGAAGGTATTGGCTGCATCGCTTTTTGTCCGCTCGCGCAGGGGCTGCTTACGGATAAATATTTGAAAGGCATACCCAAAAATTCACGTGCCGCAAAGCCATCCGGCTTTTTAAAAGCCGAACAGGTTACAAAGGACATTATCAAAAAAGTTGCAGAATTAAAAAAGATTGCGCAGCAAAGAGGTCAGAGTCTTGCACAGATGGCTCTTGCGTGGGTATTGCGAGACAATCGCGTTACGTCTGCACTGATAGGCGCAAGCAGGCCGGAGCAAATCGTCGAAAACGTCAACGCTCTCGATAATCTGCAATTCACCAAAAAGCAATTGACTCAAATAGACAATATTCTAAAGAATTAG
- a CDS encoding TRAM domain-containing protein, whose protein sequence is MLLHFIRAIFIIVIFAALFLSITSQVENPEEAASLTQTQIWIVFIGGLVLAIIVLFIDWLLPKRSLSALAGVFFGLIVGIFFSWALTLVLDMINEVFRLGLEGSNMKLTKWMMGICICYFVISFIMRTKDEVRFIIPYVEFSRQTKGVRPLVLDTSVIIDGRIADICQTKLFDAPLVIPRFILNELQLVADSADKLKRTRGRRGLDVLHKLQETPTIEIKVDDTPPPGVDEHAAVDQKLVAFTKNCDGKLVTNDYNLSKVAQVRQVDVININDLTNALKTVVLPGETMQVRIIKAGEESQQGIGYLDDGTMVVVEEGRNKIGEKVVIVVTSALQTSAGRMIFGRYDRPTNGQNDDDGKDDRQNYRNKKPYNS, encoded by the coding sequence ATGTTATTGCACTTTATTAGAGCTATTTTTATCATTGTTATCTTTGCCGCGTTGTTTTTAAGTATCACAAGTCAGGTTGAGAATCCTGAAGAAGCCGCGAGCCTTACGCAGACGCAGATATGGATTGTGTTTATCGGCGGTTTGGTTCTTGCGATTATAGTTTTATTCATAGACTGGCTTTTGCCCAAGCGTTCATTGAGTGCGCTGGCAGGCGTTTTCTTCGGATTGATTGTAGGTATTTTCTTCAGTTGGGCTTTGACACTCGTTTTGGATATGATTAACGAGGTCTTCCGGCTTGGCCTTGAAGGCAGCAATATGAAGCTTACAAAATGGATGATGGGAATTTGCATCTGTTATTTTGTGATCAGTTTCATAATGCGAACAAAGGACGAGGTTCGTTTTATCATTCCTTACGTTGAATTTTCACGTCAGACAAAAGGTGTTCGGCCATTGGTTCTTGACACTTCGGTAATTATTGACGGCCGAATTGCGGATATTTGCCAGACGAAGTTATTTGACGCTCCGCTTGTGATTCCGCGTTTTATTCTGAACGAATTGCAGCTTGTTGCCGATTCAGCGGACAAACTGAAAAGAACTCGCGGCCGAAGAGGTCTGGATGTGCTCCACAAATTGCAGGAGACTCCTACGATAGAGATAAAGGTGGACGATACACCGCCGCCGGGCGTTGATGAGCACGCAGCGGTTGACCAGAAGCTTGTCGCTTTTACGAAGAACTGCGACGGCAAACTTGTTACAAACGACTACAATTTGAGCAAAGTCGCGCAAGTCCGCCAGGTTGATGTCATAAATATCAACGATTTGACGAACGCATTGAAAACGGTTGTTTTGCCGGGCGAAACGATGCAGGTTAGAATCATCAAGGCCGGCGAAGAATCGCAGCAGGGCATTGGCTATCTTGATGACGGCACAATGGTTGTTGTCGAAGAGGGCAGAAACAAAATTGGCGAAAAGGTGGTAATTGTTGTTACCAGTGCGCTTCAGACCTCGGCCGGCAGAATGATTTTCGGTCGATATGACCGTCCTACCAACGGACAAAATGATGACGATGGCAAAGACGACAGACAGAATTACAGAAATAAAAAGCCGTACAATTCATGA
- a CDS encoding helix-turn-helix domain-containing protein: MDELEKNIIKRIIEVRIKFAGERGRSKFAKLLCISPSTYSYYENDRVPPVPVLVKISQIANVDLNWLLTGESSQMSVAVLSPDNKILEKAQKIIGRQPQAVEAISAFLNLLEEKSIFESNVSAGMDTKVSDGRIPVLGRTAAGVPADWGQAIGTDSKIVETQIEQLVKKHLNASIVSSVSADVAVDSQTRAVIQALNKSQANLVQTVDGDDEVVQFVNCPPIHRLFPDSFALQVDGDSMSPRINDGDVVIVSPSVAAAEGLPAVVRLSGAIGVTCKLVRNDNRGVHLIPINERYETKVADKNSVLWALAVICHIKLKK; encoded by the coding sequence ATGGATGAATTAGAAAAAAACATTATAAAACGCATCATAGAGGTGCGAATTAAGTTTGCCGGCGAAAGAGGCAGGAGCAAATTCGCGAAACTTCTCTGCATAAGTCCTTCTACATACAGTTATTACGAAAATGACAGGGTTCCGCCTGTGCCGGTTCTTGTGAAAATCTCCCAGATCGCCAATGTAGATTTGAATTGGCTTTTGACAGGTGAAAGTTCGCAGATGTCTGTTGCGGTTTTATCTCCTGATAATAAAATTCTTGAAAAGGCTCAAAAGATTATTGGCCGACAGCCGCAAGCTGTTGAAGCGATTTCGGCGTTTCTAAATCTTCTGGAAGAGAAGTCAATATTTGAATCTAATGTATCGGCTGGTATGGATACAAAGGTGTCTGACGGCCGGATTCCGGTTTTGGGCAGAACGGCTGCCGGCGTTCCTGCTGACTGGGGACAGGCGATTGGCACGGATTCAAAAATTGTTGAAACGCAAATTGAGCAGTTGGTGAAAAAACATCTTAATGCTTCTATTGTAAGTTCTGTGTCTGCCGATGTTGCTGTGGATTCGCAGACCAGAGCGGTTATACAGGCTTTAAACAAGTCGCAGGCGAATTTGGTACAAACCGTTGACGGCGACGACGAGGTGGTGCAATTTGTGAATTGTCCGCCGATACACAGGCTTTTTCCGGATAGTTTTGCGTTGCAGGTTGACGGCGACAGTATGTCGCCTCGCATTAACGATGGCGATGTGGTTATCGTCAGTCCGTCGGTTGCCGCAGCCGAAGGGTTGCCTGCGGTGGTGCGGTTATCCGGCGCGATAGGCGTAACATGTAAACTGGTAAGAAATGACAACAGGGGCGTACATCTGATACCTATAAACGAGAGATATGAGACCAAAGTGGCCGATAAAAATAGTGTTTTATGGGCACTGGCGGTCATTTGCCATATTAAACTGAAAAAGTAG
- a CDS encoding TrpB-like pyridoxal phosphate-dependent enzyme, producing the protein MEDIKIQLSEKDIPKQWYNIAADLPNPVQPPLGPNGKPITPDMLAPVFPMNIIEQEVSTQRWIDIPSEVLDILYQWRPAPLRRARRLEKFLKTPAKIYYKDESTSPAGSHKPNTAVPQAYYNKVFGIKKITTETGAGQWGSALAYACNQFGLECKIYMVRISFDQKPFRKLMMQVWGGNCIASPSNDTEFGRKILKEMPNTPGSLGIAISEAVEDAVRDKTGQTRYSLGSVLNHVMLHQTIIGLEAKKQLQSIGIKKPDVVIGCAGGGSNFAGLAFPFVADKINGAKIEIIPVEPKACPTMTRGKFAYDHGDTACMTPLLAMHTLGHAFVPEAIHAGGLRYHGMSPLVCQAIVDGLIAPRAYHQLKCYESAITWAKTEGFICAPETSHAIAATIDEAIKAREEGLEKVILFSYSGHGLMDLSGYGAYMEGRLSDYDLPEETLNKSLDILKDLPKPQIKKG; encoded by the coding sequence ATGGAAGACATAAAGATTCAATTAAGCGAAAAGGACATACCCAAGCAGTGGTATAATATCGCCGCAGATTTGCCAAATCCTGTTCAGCCGCCGCTGGGTCCGAATGGTAAACCGATAACGCCCGATATGCTCGCGCCGGTTTTTCCGATGAACATCATCGAGCAGGAAGTCAGTACGCAGCGTTGGATAGACATACCATCCGAAGTGCTGGATATTTTGTATCAATGGCGGCCTGCACCTTTAAGAAGGGCAAGGCGATTAGAAAAATTCCTCAAAACGCCGGCAAAAATATATTACAAGGATGAAAGTACAAGTCCTGCCGGCAGCCACAAACCAAACACCGCTGTTCCGCAGGCTTATTACAATAAAGTTTTCGGCATAAAGAAAATCACAACTGAAACCGGCGCAGGCCAATGGGGTTCAGCCCTTGCGTATGCCTGCAATCAGTTCGGCCTTGAGTGCAAGATTTATATGGTACGAATCAGTTTCGACCAGAAGCCGTTTCGCAAATTAATGATGCAGGTTTGGGGCGGAAATTGCATTGCAAGTCCGAGCAATGACACGGAATTTGGCCGCAAGATTTTGAAGGAAATGCCGAACACTCCCGGCTCACTGGGCATTGCGATTTCAGAAGCTGTCGAAGATGCTGTCCGCGACAAAACCGGCCAAACGCGATATTCTTTGGGCAGCGTATTAAATCACGTTATGCTGCACCAGACAATCATCGGCCTGGAGGCGAAAAAGCAGTTGCAGAGTATTGGCATAAAAAAACCGGATGTTGTTATTGGCTGCGCAGGCGGTGGAAGTAATTTCGCAGGCTTGGCGTTTCCGTTTGTCGCCGACAAGATTAACGGTGCGAAAATTGAGATTATTCCTGTTGAGCCCAAAGCCTGTCCGACGATGACACGCGGAAAATTTGCGTACGACCATGGCGACACAGCCTGTATGACTCCGCTTTTGGCGATGCACACACTCGGCCACGCTTTCGTTCCGGAAGCGATTCACGCCGGCGGTTTGCGGTATCACGGGATGTCTCCGCTCGTTTGCCAGGCTATTGTGGATGGGCTGATTGCGCCGCGGGCATACCATCAGTTAAAGTGTTATGAATCCGCGATTACTTGGGCAAAGACCGAAGGCTTTATTTGCGCTCCGGAGACGAGTCACGCGATAGCCGCGACGATTGACGAAGCGATAAAAGCACGCGAAGAAGGGCTGGAAAAAGTTATTTTGTTTAGTTACAGTGGCCACGGCCTGATGGATTTAAGCGGCTACGGCGCGTATATGGAAGGCAGACTTTCCGATTATGATTTGCCGGAGGAAACGTTAAATAAATCGCTCGATATTTTAAAAGATTTACCCAAACCGCAAATTAAAAAAGGCTGA
- the uxaC gene encoding glucuronate isomerase, whose translation MSSDFIHEDFLLETETAKRLYHDHAAKCPIYDYHCHLPVHLVANDAKFENLAQIWLSGDHYKWRAMRTNGVEERFCTGSASDWEKFQAWAQTVPHCLRNPLYHWTHMELKKPFGVTQLLSPATAKDIYDQCSELLKQPKFSTRGVMRQMNVKLVCTTDDPIDDLRHHRKIATDGFEIKVYPAWRPDKGMAAENTIAMNEWIDKLSAAADIEIEDFDSYLAAIRKRHSFFHENNCRLSDHGLETAYAEDYTESEIKKIFEKIRCGKKINADEILKFKSAMLYEFAIMDAEKGWVQQFHFGALRNNNTRLFKLLGPDTGFDSIGDFEIGRPLVKLLDRLDSQNKLAKTILYNLNPRDNELLGTIIGCYQDGSVAGKMQLGSGWWFLDQKDGMEKQMTALSNLGLLSRFVGMLTDSRSFLSYPRHEYFRRILCNMLGNDVKLGLIPNDMTLLGQMVENICFNNAKNYFGMKL comes from the coding sequence ATGTCTTCTGATTTTATCCACGAAGATTTTCTGTTGGAAACCGAAACTGCCAAACGCCTCTATCACGACCACGCTGCAAAATGCCCGATTTACGATTATCATTGCCATTTGCCGGTTCATCTCGTAGCAAACGATGCAAAATTCGAGAACCTCGCGCAAATCTGGCTCTCCGGCGACCATTACAAATGGCGTGCGATGCGAACCAATGGCGTCGAAGAACGTTTCTGCACCGGCAGTGCATCCGATTGGGAAAAATTCCAGGCCTGGGCTCAAACCGTTCCACATTGCCTGCGCAATCCGCTCTATCACTGGACGCACATGGAACTTAAAAAACCGTTCGGCGTCACACAGCTTCTTTCTCCTGCGACGGCAAAAGATATTTACGACCAGTGCTCGGAGTTGTTGAAACAGCCGAAGTTCAGCACCCGCGGCGTAATGCGGCAAATGAACGTAAAACTCGTTTGTACAACCGACGACCCGATTGACGATTTGCGACATCACAGAAAAATCGCGACCGACGGCTTCGAGATAAAGGTATATCCCGCATGGCGTCCCGACAAAGGAATGGCTGCGGAAAATACGATTGCAATGAACGAGTGGATAGATAAACTTTCAGCCGCGGCCGATATAGAAATTGAAGATTTCGATAGTTATCTCGCTGCGATTCGCAAACGCCACAGTTTCTTCCACGAGAATAATTGCCGATTAAGCGACCACGGCTTGGAAACAGCTTACGCCGAAGATTACACAGAAAGTGAAATCAAAAAAATATTTGAAAAGATTCGCTGCGGCAAAAAAATTAACGCCGATGAAATCCTGAAATTCAAATCGGCTATGCTGTATGAATTTGCGATTATGGACGCCGAAAAAGGCTGGGTTCAGCAGTTCCACTTCGGAGCGTTGAGAAATAACAATACAAGATTGTTCAAGTTACTCGGCCCGGACACCGGTTTTGATTCGATTGGCGATTTTGAAATCGGCAGGCCGCTGGTAAAACTGCTCGACCGCCTTGATTCGCAGAATAAACTCGCCAAAACTATTCTGTATAATTTGAATCCTCGTGATAACGAATTGCTTGGGACTATAATAGGTTGTTATCAGGATGGTTCTGTCGCGGGCAAGATGCAGCTCGGTTCCGGCTGGTGGTTCCTCGACCAGAAGGACGGCATGGAAAAGCAGATGACCGCGTTATCGAATCTTGGCCTGTTGAGCAGGTTTGTTGGTATGCTGACTGATTCGCGAAGTTTTCTGTCGTATCCGCGGCACGAATATTTCCGCAGGATTTTATGTAATATGCTCGGCAACGATGTGAAACTCGGCTTGATTCCAAATGATATGACGCTGCTTGGCCAAATGGTTGAGAATATTTGTTTCAACAACGCGAAAAATTATTTCGGTATGAAATTGTAA
- the metK gene encoding methionine adenosyltransferase, translated as MSKKVKANLTQAKNGNYLFTSESVTMGHPDKVADYISDAILDAHLAKDKESRVACETLVKTGMALIAGEITSKANVDIAAVVRQTIKDIGYDDPMMGFDYDSCAVLVGIGKQSPDISQGVTEGQGLHKEQGAGDQGIMFGFACRETPQLMPMPIQLAHTLCAKLAQMRQSGKMKWLRPDGKSQVTVEYKNGKPYRIHTVVVSTQHSPDIAYNKLRTEIIKKIILPVLPKKMVDKNIIFHINPTGRFVIGGPKGDCGLTGRKIIVDTYGGMGAHGGGCFSGKDPSKVDRSASYMARYVAKNIVAAGLADICEIQLSYAIGVAQPVSVHVETQGTAKVDESKLQKAIREVFPLTPKGIIDHLKLKRPIYAVTSHHGHFGRTGATFTWEKTDMVGKLRKALGLK; from the coding sequence ATGTCGAAAAAAGTAAAAGCGAATCTTACACAAGCTAAAAATGGCAACTATTTGTTTACAAGCGAATCTGTAACAATGGGCCATCCTGATAAAGTCGCAGATTATATTTCCGATGCGATACTTGACGCGCACCTGGCCAAGGATAAGGAAAGCCGAGTTGCGTGCGAAACGCTCGTAAAGACCGGCATGGCACTGATCGCCGGCGAAATCACATCGAAAGCAAACGTTGATATTGCTGCCGTAGTTCGCCAGACGATTAAGGATATAGGCTACGACGACCCGATGATGGGCTTTGATTATGATAGTTGTGCCGTGCTTGTTGGTATCGGCAAACAGAGTCCTGACATTTCGCAGGGCGTTACCGAAGGTCAGGGTCTCCACAAAGAACAGGGTGCCGGAGACCAGGGGATTATGTTTGGTTTCGCGTGCAGGGAAACGCCGCAGCTTATGCCGATGCCGATTCAGCTTGCTCACACGCTTTGTGCAAAACTCGCGCAGATGCGTCAGAGCGGCAAAATGAAATGGCTCCGTCCGGACGGCAAGAGTCAGGTTACAGTCGAATACAAAAACGGCAAACCGTACAGAATCCACACCGTTGTTGTTTCAACGCAGCATTCTCCGGACATTGCGTACAATAAACTTCGCACGGAAATTATTAAGAAAATCATTCTGCCTGTTCTCCCGAAGAAAATGGTTGATAAAAATATTATCTTCCACATCAACCCGACCGGCAGATTCGTCATTGGCGGTCCGAAAGGCGATTGCGGCCTGACCGGCAGAAAGATTATCGTCGATACTTACGGCGGAATGGGCGCGCACGGCGGCGGCTGCTTCAGCGGCAAAGACCCGTCTAAGGTTGACCGTTCCGCAAGCTATATGGCAAGATATGTCGCCAAGAATATCGTTGCCGCGGGATTGGCAGATATTTGTGAAATTCAGCTTTCGTATGCTATCGGCGTCGCACAGCCGGTTTCAGTTCACGTTGAAACACAGGGCACTGCGAAAGTTGACGAAAGCAAATTGCAAAAGGCGATTAGAGAAGTATTCCCGCTTACGCCGAAGGGCATTATTGACCATCTTAAACTCAAACGCCCGATTTACGCCGTTACTTCGCATCACGGCCATTTTGGCAGAACAGGTGCGACTTTCACATGGGAAAAAACCGATATGGTTGGCAAATTAAGAAAAGCCCTCGGTTTAAAATAA
- a CDS encoding DUF547 domain-containing protein, which translates to MNKFLMIFIIGFPVFNLLQIQPAGAQDSVALIAANVPAAAESNDVNDTNARSELMNAAEVEGPNSPEGYIGGDAFNIEFSEVFKNYVTSAGLVNYGKLRRHRAVLNTMLNRLAGLEPEVFITWSRNEKIAFWINAYNICTLKGIVDEYPISPSRFMLLFYPADSVMHIRGLRDEMFFMIMGIQYTLDEIESESLLARFEDPRICFAVNYGTISSAALRNEPYIGKVIDNQLDEQVRNYFMRADGLQIDQTNNIVRISPIFKMYKWHEDVFLKRYGTNKLFREREPVDRAVLNFIKDFVSPANAQYLKQGTFTIEYLKYNWKLNDQQDN; encoded by the coding sequence ATGAATAAATTTCTGATGATTTTTATAATTGGTTTTCCTGTTTTTAATCTCTTGCAGATTCAACCGGCAGGGGCGCAGGACAGCGTTGCGCTGATAGCCGCAAATGTTCCGGCTGCTGCTGAATCCAATGACGTTAATGACACCAACGCCCGCAGCGAACTGATGAATGCCGCCGAGGTTGAAGGCCCCAACTCGCCGGAAGGCTATATCGGCGGCGATGCCTTTAATATCGAGTTTTCGGAAGTTTTCAAAAACTATGTTACGTCGGCAGGGCTGGTAAATTACGGCAAACTGCGAAGACATCGTGCCGTGCTGAATACGATGCTGAACAGGCTGGCGGGTCTTGAGCCGGAAGTTTTTATTACATGGTCGAGAAACGAGAAAATCGCGTTCTGGATAAACGCTTATAATATCTGTACGTTAAAGGGAATTGTTGACGAGTATCCGATTAGTCCATCGCGGTTTATGCTTTTGTTCTATCCGGCCGACAGTGTTATGCACATTCGCGGCCTTCGCGACGAGATGTTTTTTATGATAATGGGTATTCAATACACGCTGGACGAAATTGAGAGCGAATCGCTGCTGGCCAGATTTGAAGACCCGCGTATTTGTTTTGCGGTAAATTATGGAACAATAAGCAGCGCGGCTCTGCGCAACGAGCCTTATATCGGCAAGGTGATTGACAATCAGCTTGACGAGCAGGTGCGAAATTATTTTATGCGTGCTGACGGGCTGCAAATCGACCAGACGAATAATATAGTTCGCATTTCGCCGATTTTCAAAATGTATAAATGGCACGAGGACGTCTTTTTGAAACGATATGGCACAAACAAACTTTTCAGAGAAAGAGAGCCTGTTGACAGAGCGGTGCTGAATTTTATAAAGGATTTTGTTTCGCCGGCCAACGCTCAATATTTAAAGCAGGGCACGTTCACAATTGAATATTTAAAGTATAACTGGAAGCTGAATGATCAGCAGGATAACTAA
- a CDS encoding ABC transporter substrate-binding protein — protein sequence MNGRSNTKELVILFIVLIVLSLQFSSKFQMKRFEHRIDTLEKTFSSTPAANLAAGNQNYYTPDENDGDWLIWAMPVEPKTLNLISVNVDIYSRWIMFPNVFEPLMEYDFDEVRMKPMLAKSCEISSDGLEITYTLRDDIHFSDGVPITADDVVFTYKTIINPLIDAADVAQQFIEVKDVEKIDSKTVKFQFHRPYFKAMEISSLWTIGVFPKHIYDFKDPQEFNRRISNPVGSGPYVFEKWDSGEKAVFTRNENYWNPAAMPKIKKRIYKFIINDKARIQAIRSGDVDMMIPAPEQYVDAIKDEKFTKDFKCLAYWSPGTPFYFIGWNADTPFFADRNVRLAMTQMIDRKSIIEHLLKKSGKEITGPFYLYGPENDPNIQPWSYDVANANRLLDEAGWKDTDGDGIRDKNGVPFRFKFSYSADYVLYQNIANVLKDSAAKVGIELVPEPVEWSILITNLPDHKFESVIMGWGGDIIQDEYQLFHSSQTINRGSNYVNFKNAQADELLEEIRQTIDEPKRIELSRKLHGLLHNEQPYTFLFTRPTYRIIAPRFENVTVHKLGLREEEWFVPKEKQRYK from the coding sequence ATGAACGGACGCTCAAATACAAAGGAACTTGTGATACTGTTCATAGTTCTCATTGTTTTGAGCCTGCAATTTTCGTCAAAGTTTCAAATGAAACGCTTTGAGCATCGCATAGACACCCTCGAAAAAACATTCTCCAGCACCCCTGCTGCAAATCTCGCTGCCGGTAATCAAAATTATTATACGCCTGATGAAAATGACGGCGACTGGCTCATCTGGGCAATGCCGGTCGAACCAAAAACGCTCAATCTCATCTCCGTCAATGTTGATATTTACTCACGATGGATAATGTTTCCGAACGTGTTCGAGCCGTTGATGGAATATGATTTTGATGAAGTTCGAATGAAGCCGATGCTTGCGAAAAGCTGCGAAATTTCGTCTGACGGATTAGAGATTACTTACACACTGCGCGACGATATTCATTTTTCCGACGGCGTACCAATTACCGCTGACGATGTGGTTTTTACATATAAGACTATCATCAATCCACTGATTGACGCCGCCGATGTGGCGCAGCAGTTTATCGAAGTTAAAGACGTTGAAAAAATCGACAGCAAAACCGTTAAGTTCCAATTTCACCGGCCATATTTCAAGGCGATGGAAATTTCATCGTTATGGACTATCGGCGTATTTCCAAAACATATTTACGATTTCAAAGACCCGCAGGAATTCAACCGTCGAATTTCCAATCCGGTCGGCAGCGGGCCTTATGTATTCGAGAAATGGGATTCTGGCGAAAAGGCAGTTTTTACACGCAATGAAAATTACTGGAATCCGGCTGCGATGCCGAAAATCAAAAAACGAATCTATAAATTCATCATCAACGACAAGGCAAGAATTCAGGCAATCCGCAGCGGCGATGTCGATATGATGATTCCGGCACCGGAACAGTATGTTGACGCGATTAAAGATGAGAAATTTACCAAAGATTTTAAATGTCTGGCTTACTGGTCACCGGGCACGCCGTTTTACTTCATAGGATGGAATGCCGATACGCCATTTTTCGCAGACCGCAACGTCCGGCTGGCAATGACGCAGATGATTGACCGCAAATCAATTATCGAACATCTGTTGAAAAAAAGCGGCAAAGAAATCACCGGGCCTTTCTATCTTTATGGGCCGGAAAACGACCCGAATATTCAGCCGTGGTCTTATGATGTCGCAAACGCCAACCGGCTTCTCGACGAGGCGGGCTGGAAAGATACAGACGGCGACGGAATTCGAGATAAAAATGGAGTCCCGTTCAGATTTAAGTTTTCTTATTCTGCGGATTATGTATTATACCAAAACATCGCTAATGTGCTTAAAGATTCGGCAGCTAAAGTCGGAATCGAACTGGTACCGGAGCCGGTAGAATGGTCGATTCTCATTACGAACCTGCCAGACCATAAATTCGAGTCTGTGATTATGGGCTGGGGCGGAGATATTATACAGGATGAATATCAGTTGTTTCATTCTTCGCAGACAATAAACAGGGGTTCAAATTACGTAAACTTCAAAAACGCACAAGCTGATGAACTTCTTGAAGAAATACGACAAACTATCGATGAGCCGAAGCGTATTGAGTTAAGTCGAAAATTACACGGCCTGCTTCATAATGAGCAGCCATATACATTTTTATTCACAAGGCCGACATATCGTATTATCGCGCCGCGGTTTGAAAACGTAACAGTTCACAAACTCGGCCTTAGAGAAGAAGAATGGTTTGTGCCGAAAGAAAAACAAAGGTATAAATGA